The proteins below come from a single Myxocyprinus asiaticus isolate MX2 ecotype Aquarium Trade chromosome 28, UBuf_Myxa_2, whole genome shotgun sequence genomic window:
- the LOC127418848 gene encoding cytidine deaminase-like: MDSWSPQALIQKSQEAKTLAFCPYSNFRVGAAVLTSDGNVFTGCSVENACYSLAMCAERTAICKAVSEGYTAFKAIAIASDLEDRFISPCGSCRQVMREFGLQWDVYLSKTDGSYKLMTVDELLPCSFGPDDLKS, encoded by the exons ATGGATAGCTGGAGCCCACAAGCACTCATTCAGAAATCTCAGGAGGCCAAAACTCTGGCGTTCTGTCCTTACAGCAATTTCAGAGTGGGAGCAGCTGTCTTAACAAGCGATGGAAACGTCTTCACAG GTTGTAGTGTAGAGAATGCATGCTATAGTCTTGCAATGTGCGCTGAGAGGACTGCTATCTGCAAAGCTGTGTCCGAGGGATACACAGCCTTCAAAGCCATCGCAATTGCCAG TGATCTTGAGGATCGCTTTATTTCTCCATGTGGATCATGTAGGCAGGTCATGAGAGAA TTTGGCTTACAGTGGGATGTTTATCTGTCAAAGACTGACGGGTCTTACAAATTGATGACAGTGGATGAGCTACTTCCATGTTCATTTGGCCCTGATGACCTGAAATCATAA